A single region of the Brachypodium distachyon strain Bd21 chromosome 3, Brachypodium_distachyon_v3.0, whole genome shotgun sequence genome encodes:
- the LOC100842975 gene encoding photosystem II 5 kDa protein, chloroplastic: MASLTMMASLSAAAVAVDRRVSSAPRRGGLVVARAAKEEPAAAKLAVESTNSTRGGAEGRRAVVFAAAAAAVSAMGRAAVAEPDVKRGSPEAKKKYATICVTMPTAKVCHN; the protein is encoded by the coding sequence ATGGCGTCGCTCACCATGATGGCGTCCCTctccgcggcggccgtggcggtcGACCGGCGCGTGTcgtccgccccgcgccgcggGGGGCTCGTTGTGGCCAGGGCCGCcaaggaggagccggcggcggccaagctGGCGGTGGAGTCCACCAACAGCACCAGGGGCGGCGCCGAgggccgccgcgccgtggtgttcgccgcggccgcggccgccgtgtCGGCCATGGGCAGGGCAGCGGTCGCCGAGCCGGACGTGAAGCGCGGGAGCCCCGAGGCCAAGAAGAAGTACGCCACCATCTGCGTCACCATGCCCACCGCCAAGGTCTGCCACAACTGA
- the LOC100843281 gene encoding uncharacterized protein LOC100843281 — MGGKSAFSFFCPMFSFLSRSSSSRRYDEDGDYTSDWEYNRPARYGSKVRSSDEDYGWWVGERDVDRKAADYINDFHQRKQQVSA, encoded by the coding sequence aTGGGAGGGAAgtcggccttctccttcttctgcCCGATGTTCAGCTTCCTGTCGAGGTCGAGCTCATCGAGGAGGTACGACGAAGACGGCGACTACACGAGCGACTGGGAGTACAACCGGCCGGCGAGGTACGGGAGCAAGGTGCGGTCCAGCGACGAGGACTACGGCTGGTGGGTCGGCGAGCGCGACGTCGACCGCAAGGCCGCTGACTACATCAACGACTTCCACCAGAGGAAGCAGCAGGTCTccgcctag